The following coding sequences lie in one Megalodesulfovibrio gigas DSM 1382 = ATCC 19364 genomic window:
- the rpsR gene encoding 30S ribosomal protein S18 has translation MAFKKKFTPRKKFCRFCANPDLPLDYKRPDILNDFVTERGKIIARRITGTCAKHQRRLTTEIKRSRQMALMFYTAVHATYVQKRTKAAG, from the coding sequence ATGGCTTTCAAGAAAAAGTTCACCCCCCGCAAGAAGTTCTGCCGGTTCTGCGCCAATCCCGACCTGCCTCTGGATTACAAGCGCCCGGATATTCTGAATGATTTCGTGACCGAACGCGGCAAGATCATTGCCCGCCGCATCACTGGCACCTGCGCCAAGCACCAGCGCCGCCTGACCACGGAAATCAAACGTTCCCGCCAGATGGCCCTGATGTTTTACACCGCGGTGCATGCCACCTACGTGCAAAAGCGCACCAAGGCTGCGGGTTAA
- a CDS encoding CBS and ACT domain-containing protein, translated as MLIRDWMTKDVITVTPDTSMMHAAKLLKEHNIGRLPVVDEQGRIVGVVSDRDIKAASPSKATTLDVHELYYLLDELRIKDIMTAKPIVCKPTDTVERCAMLMDENNIGGLPVVDENNRLVGVITDTDVFRVLIAITGVRHGGVQLGLQLSTQDGALMQVLDDLRAAGARIMSILTALETTEAQTRGVFIRMLPMDQAKEDAIVEMIRAKHTLLYWAREEAHPQR; from the coding sequence ATGCTGATTCGCGACTGGATGACCAAGGACGTCATCACCGTGACCCCGGACACCTCCATGATGCACGCCGCCAAGCTGCTCAAGGAGCACAACATCGGCAGGCTGCCCGTGGTGGATGAGCAGGGACGGATTGTGGGCGTGGTGTCGGACCGGGACATCAAGGCCGCCTCGCCTTCCAAGGCCACCACGCTGGACGTGCACGAGCTGTACTACCTGCTGGACGAGCTGCGCATCAAGGACATCATGACCGCCAAGCCCATCGTCTGCAAACCCACAGACACGGTGGAGCGGTGCGCCATGCTCATGGACGAGAACAACATCGGCGGCCTGCCCGTGGTGGACGAAAACAACCGGCTGGTAGGCGTGATCACCGATACGGATGTCTTCCGCGTGCTCATCGCCATCACCGGGGTGCGCCACGGCGGGGTGCAGCTCGGGCTGCAGCTGTCCACGCAGGATGGCGCGCTCATGCAGGTGCTGGACGACTTGCGCGCAGCCGGGGCGCGCATCATGTCCATCCTTACCGCCCTGGAAACCACCGAAGCCCAGACCCGCGGGGTATTCATTCGCATGCTGCCCATGGATCAGGCCAAGGAGGACGCCATTGTGGAGATGATCCGCGCCAAGCACACCCTGCTGTACTGGGCGCGGGAAGAAGCGCATCCCCAGCGCTGA
- the rpsF gene encoding 30S ribosomal protein S6 codes for MRKYENLLLFSPELGTDELAPIVENLKAVLEREGGTIATIDDWGMKELAYPVRKFFRGHYVRLEFNAPASAIAELERIIRITDGIMKFVTVKLDEHEEAAPAAAAASEEASE; via the coding sequence ATGCGCAAATACGAGAATCTGTTGCTGTTCTCGCCGGAATTGGGGACGGACGAACTCGCCCCCATCGTCGAGAACCTCAAGGCTGTCCTGGAACGCGAGGGCGGCACCATCGCCACCATTGACGACTGGGGCATGAAAGAACTTGCCTACCCTGTGCGCAAGTTTTTCCGCGGCCATTACGTGCGGCTGGAGTTCAATGCCCCTGCCTCGGCCATTGCCGAGCTGGAGCGCATCATCCGCATCACCGACGGCATCATGAAGTTCGTCACCGTCAAATTGGATGAACACGAGGAGGCCGCCCCCGCCGCGGCCGCCGCTTCCGAGGAGGCGAGCGAGTAA
- a CDS encoding CHASE4 domain-containing protein, with the protein MTIRLQSILSIALATVVMLAGTIIALHFLLLQRFEELEHDQAQQDATRVELTLAQSIQALHSLNNDWANWNATCDFVQTEDEAVRHEYIAQNLQDPTLATNAMHAVAYLDANGGMIWSGGWHPDLESATALPQGVVDLLTTRELLRTPPEAGAYGLVLLPEGPMLISSRPVRSSEYTGPVCGTLIMGRRLDGEVLKSLRQQTQTQLSIHNGTAHEGADTTQIRVAPEQDQLRIDVPVQDIFGNPAIILEFFKPRTVMQKGREAILYAALAVTFSVVALALMIQRLLETRIMSRIRSLGQQAERLAVSGMPGQQVYLAGDDEIAGLAGSINTMLHALEESRRQQLRQLESLKEQEVFLATVLDSLQAGILQLDPQTHLILDANAFAEKVLGRSREELRGRLCHGFLCPAELGSCPVTDLGQTEDLSVRHLIDATGKRIPVLKSATLLERHGQTILLESFVDITELQAAQEQLRISEETYRTIFTSTGAALVMLDDTGKVALANEEFARMAGVSRELLEQTRPHWTRFFSSEAQPGMQTMLERAHERIANLECDFLRHDGSTRHVSFTVADLPQLGWHIISLLDVTGRRQTEAALRAAHDTLEATVAERTRELEQAVRRLKQMDAIKSSFLSSASHELRTPLTSIMGFAKLMERTFRRVFLPLATTPLQQERAAEHMRNLKIMQQEGERLTRLVNDLLDLNAIESGSMDWQEEPVHMAGLLQRVATACEATLKPEVAMRVLLPAKLPTLKADPERLRQLFTNLLSNAAKFTDQGAITLSAAVAEDRRTLQVTVADTGQGIAPDILEHIFERFYQSAPGLSDAEGLRDKPRGAGLGLAICREIVEHYGGAIHVQSTLGQGSRFVVSLPMTMETGEI; encoded by the coding sequence ATGACAATACGCCTGCAAAGCATCCTGTCCATTGCCCTGGCCACCGTCGTCATGCTGGCCGGGACGATCATCGCCCTGCACTTCCTGCTGCTGCAACGCTTCGAGGAATTGGAGCACGATCAGGCCCAGCAGGACGCCACACGGGTGGAGCTGACCCTGGCCCAAAGCATCCAGGCCCTGCATTCCCTGAACAACGACTGGGCCAACTGGAACGCCACGTGCGACTTTGTGCAGACCGAAGACGAAGCGGTCCGGCACGAATACATTGCCCAGAATCTCCAGGACCCCACCCTGGCCACCAACGCCATGCATGCCGTGGCGTATCTGGATGCCAACGGCGGGATGATCTGGTCCGGCGGCTGGCATCCGGATCTGGAAAGCGCCACCGCCCTGCCCCAGGGCGTGGTGGATCTGCTGACCACTCGCGAGCTGCTGCGGACCCCGCCCGAAGCCGGCGCGTACGGCCTGGTGCTGCTGCCGGAAGGCCCCATGCTCATCAGCTCCCGGCCGGTGCGCTCCAGCGAATACACAGGGCCGGTGTGTGGCACCCTCATCATGGGCCGGCGCCTGGACGGCGAAGTGCTCAAGAGCCTGCGCCAGCAGACGCAAACACAGCTCTCCATCCACAACGGCACCGCCCACGAAGGCGCCGATACCACGCAAATCCGCGTGGCGCCGGAGCAGGACCAGCTGCGCATCGACGTGCCGGTGCAGGACATTTTTGGCAATCCGGCCATTATCCTTGAATTTTTCAAGCCGCGCACGGTGATGCAGAAAGGGCGCGAGGCCATTCTGTATGCCGCCCTGGCCGTGACCTTCAGCGTGGTTGCCCTGGCGCTGATGATCCAACGGCTGCTGGAAACGCGCATCATGTCCCGCATTCGCTCCCTGGGGCAGCAGGCCGAGCGGCTGGCGGTCTCCGGCATGCCCGGGCAGCAGGTGTACCTGGCCGGGGACGACGAGATCGCCGGTCTGGCCGGTTCCATCAACACCATGCTCCATGCCCTTGAGGAGTCCCGACGCCAACAGCTGCGCCAGCTGGAATCCCTCAAGGAGCAGGAAGTATTCCTGGCCACGGTGCTCGACTCCCTGCAGGCAGGTATCCTCCAGCTGGACCCGCAAACCCACCTCATCCTGGACGCCAACGCCTTTGCCGAAAAGGTCCTGGGCCGCTCCCGCGAAGAACTCCGGGGCCGGCTCTGCCACGGCTTCCTCTGCCCCGCCGAGCTGGGCAGCTGCCCGGTGACAGACCTGGGTCAGACCGAGGATCTCTCCGTGCGTCACCTCATTGATGCCACGGGCAAGCGCATCCCCGTGCTCAAAAGCGCCACCCTGCTGGAGCGGCACGGGCAGACCATCCTGCTGGAATCCTTCGTGGACATCACCGAACTCCAGGCCGCCCAGGAACAGCTGCGCATTTCCGAAGAAACCTACCGCACCATCTTCACCAGCACCGGTGCAGCCCTGGTCATGCTGGACGACACCGGCAAGGTGGCCCTGGCCAATGAGGAATTTGCCCGCATGGCCGGGGTTTCCCGTGAACTGCTGGAACAAACCAGACCGCATTGGACCCGCTTTTTCTCCAGCGAGGCCCAGCCCGGCATGCAGACCATGCTGGAGCGCGCCCACGAGCGCATCGCCAACCTGGAATGCGATTTTCTGCGCCACGACGGCAGCACCCGCCATGTGTCCTTCACGGTGGCGGACCTGCCCCAGCTCGGCTGGCACATCATCTCCCTGCTGGACGTGACCGGCCGACGGCAAACCGAAGCCGCCCTGCGCGCCGCCCACGACACGCTGGAAGCCACTGTGGCCGAGCGCACCCGCGAACTGGAGCAGGCCGTGCGCCGGCTCAAGCAGATGGACGCCATCAAAAGCTCCTTCCTTTCCTCCGCCTCCCATGAACTCCGCACGCCCCTCACGTCCATCATGGGATTCGCCAAACTCATGGAACGCACATTCAGGCGTGTCTTCCTGCCGCTGGCCACCACCCCCCTGCAGCAGGAACGGGCGGCGGAGCACATGCGCAACCTCAAGATCATGCAGCAGGAAGGCGAACGCCTGACCCGGCTGGTAAACGACCTGCTGGACCTGAATGCCATTGAGTCCGGCTCCATGGACTGGCAGGAAGAGCCCGTGCACATGGCCGGCCTGCTGCAGCGGGTGGCCACGGCCTGCGAGGCCACCCTCAAGCCCGAGGTGGCCATGCGCGTGCTGCTGCCGGCCAAGCTGCCCACCCTCAAGGCCGATCCCGAACGCCTGCGCCAGCTGTTCACCAACCTGCTCTCCAATGCCGCCAAATTCACGGACCAGGGCGCCATCACCCTCTCCGCCGCAGTCGCCGAAGACAGACGCACCCTGCAGGTGACCGTGGCAGACACGGGCCAGGGTATTGCACCGGACATCCTCGAACATATTTTTGAACGATTCTACCAAAGCGCCCCGGGCCTCAGCGATGCGGAAGGCCTGCGGGACAAACCCCGCGGCGCCGGCCTGGGCCTGGCCATCTGCCGCGAAATCGTGGAGCACTACGGCGGCGCCATTCACGTCCAGTCCACCCTGGGCCAGGGCAGCCGGTTTGTGGTCTCCCTGCCCATGACCATGGAAACCGGAGAAATCTAG
- the rplI gene encoding 50S ribosomal protein L9: MQIILRADVDTLGRLGEIITVKAGYGRNFLIPQGLAMLATESNKRVFANERKKLQAQRDHLKAAADTLAAKINAAVVAVEVRVGEGDRLYGSVTSADICAALAKIIGEEVDRKLLLLDAPIKALGKYEVAFKLHPDVTATCVVKVYRQGGSAADLDVAEEAAPEAEAPAEAAPEVAPEAAVE, translated from the coding sequence ATGCAAATCATCCTGCGTGCCGATGTGGACACTCTCGGCCGCCTGGGCGAGATCATCACCGTCAAGGCCGGCTACGGCCGCAACTTCCTCATCCCCCAGGGCCTGGCCATGCTGGCCACGGAATCCAACAAGCGCGTGTTCGCGAACGAGCGCAAGAAGCTCCAGGCCCAGCGCGACCACCTGAAGGCCGCCGCCGACACCCTGGCTGCGAAGATCAACGCCGCCGTGGTGGCCGTGGAAGTGCGTGTGGGTGAAGGCGACCGTCTGTACGGCTCCGTCACCTCCGCAGACATCTGCGCCGCCCTGGCCAAGATCATCGGCGAGGAAGTGGATCGCAAGCTCCTCCTGCTGGACGCGCCCATCAAGGCCCTGGGCAAGTACGAAGTGGCCTTCAAGCTGCATCCGGACGTCACCGCCACCTGCGTGGTGAAGGTGTACCGTCAGGGCGGTAGCGCAGCCGATCTGGATGTGGCCGAAGAAGCCGCTCCGGAAGCTGAAGCTCCTGCCGAAGCCGCCCCCGAAGTCGCACCCGAAGCTGCTGTCGAGTAG
- a CDS encoding OmpA/MotB family protein yields the protein MRVGTVAAMGVAVVGILAAVWLGLQWQAEREARQSCEASLQSAGRSQQDVESRSADLIRSLEQERQARLQQEQDLRQLREQGDQERQTLGALRQKHDALTRELQAAEAAQAEQASQLQQAQAEQASQLEQALARAAQLQQAVLACQATLDSQAAEAAQRLQALQRASTLAQQQLATLQQQLETELNTQPDTTAGNQTASQTDAQAEARTVEISRQDGGLQVTVLGEVLFSSGSRRLRPQGRVLLSRMAAALKDLPDGAVVQVIGHTDAVPIQPKMRWLFDSNLDLSVARAAAVAGFLPRQARLDPARFYALGRADHDPVADNDSPRGRALNRRVVIRILQAEQAQEWLGGS from the coding sequence ATGAGAGTCGGGACTGTGGCGGCAATGGGCGTGGCGGTGGTGGGGATTCTGGCAGCCGTCTGGTTGGGCCTGCAATGGCAGGCCGAACGCGAGGCCAGGCAAAGCTGCGAGGCCAGTCTGCAAAGCGCTGGCCGCTCGCAGCAGGATGTTGAATCCCGCAGCGCGGATCTGATCCGCAGCCTGGAGCAGGAGCGTCAGGCCCGCCTGCAGCAGGAGCAGGATCTGCGGCAGCTGCGCGAGCAGGGCGACCAGGAACGCCAGACCCTGGGGGCACTCCGGCAGAAGCACGACGCCCTGACCCGCGAGCTCCAGGCGGCCGAGGCGGCCCAGGCCGAGCAGGCCAGCCAGCTGCAACAAGCCCAGGCCGAGCAGGCCAGCCAGCTGGAACAGGCTCTGGCCCGGGCTGCCCAGCTGCAGCAGGCGGTGTTGGCCTGTCAGGCGACCCTGGACAGCCAGGCTGCCGAGGCCGCGCAGCGGCTGCAAGCCCTGCAGCGCGCCAGCACCCTGGCGCAGCAGCAGCTGGCCACCCTGCAGCAGCAACTGGAAACCGAGCTCAATACCCAGCCTGACACTACGGCCGGGAACCAGACGGCAAGCCAGACAGATGCCCAGGCCGAGGCACGAACGGTGGAAATTTCCCGGCAGGACGGCGGGCTGCAGGTGACGGTGCTGGGCGAGGTGCTCTTCAGCTCAGGCAGCCGTCGGCTCAGGCCCCAGGGCCGCGTGTTGCTGAGCCGGATGGCTGCGGCGCTGAAAGACCTTCCCGACGGCGCCGTGGTCCAGGTGATCGGCCACACCGACGCCGTGCCCATCCAGCCGAAGATGCGCTGGCTGTTTGATTCGAACCTGGATTTGTCCGTGGCGCGGGCCGCGGCCGTGGCCGGGTTCCTTCCCCGCCAGGCCCGGCTGGATCCCGCCCGGTTCTACGCCCTGGGCCGGGCCGATCATGATCCCGTGGCCGACAACGACTCTCCCCGGGGACGGGCGTTGAACCGGCGCGTGGTCATCCGCATCCTGCAGGCCGAACAGGCGCAGGAGTGGCTGGGGGGCTCGTAG
- a CDS encoding MBL fold metallo-hydrolase, with protein MRIRCWGARGSIAVSGTQYVMYGGDTTCLEVRTRSGHVIVVDAGTGVRRLGNALLAEGVQDMTMFFTHAHWDHILGFPFFKPLYRPDTRITLYGCPMEQGNMELLLSKTMVPPHFPVPYHGLNAHIQYTPQCLAEGAALVHGMEVRRIPISHPNMGLGYKFTEAGKTLVFLTDNELHYPHRGGRPYEEYVAFCAGADLLLHDAEYTDREYAHTRGWGHSTMRHALQLALDARVRQFGMIHHNQDRPDDDLQLCEAALRQTVAELAAPLQLFAVTQDMEILL; from the coding sequence ATGCGCATTCGTTGCTGGGGGGCGCGAGGCTCCATTGCCGTTTCCGGAACGCAATATGTCATGTACGGCGGGGACACCACCTGCCTGGAAGTGCGCACCAGGAGCGGGCATGTCATCGTGGTGGATGCCGGCACGGGCGTGCGCCGGCTGGGCAACGCCCTGCTGGCCGAAGGCGTGCAGGACATGACCATGTTCTTCACCCATGCCCACTGGGATCACATCCTGGGGTTCCCGTTCTTCAAGCCCCTGTATCGGCCGGATACGCGCATCACCCTGTACGGCTGTCCCATGGAGCAGGGCAACATGGAGCTGCTGCTGTCCAAGACCATGGTGCCGCCGCATTTTCCCGTGCCGTATCACGGACTCAATGCGCACATCCAATACACCCCCCAGTGCCTGGCCGAAGGCGCTGCCCTGGTGCATGGCATGGAGGTGCGGCGCATCCCCATCAGCCATCCAAACATGGGCCTGGGGTACAAGTTCACCGAAGCCGGCAAGACCTTGGTATTTTTGACGGACAATGAGCTGCATTATCCCCACCGCGGCGGCCGGCCATACGAGGAGTATGTGGCCTTTTGCGCCGGGGCGGATCTGCTGCTGCACGACGCCGAATACACAGATCGCGAATACGCCCACACCAGGGGCTGGGGACACTCCACCATGCGCCACGCCCTGCAGCTGGCCCTGGACGCCCGGGTGCGCCAGTTCGGCATGATCCACCACAATCAGGACCGCCCGGACGACGATCTGCAACTCTGCGAGGCCGCCCTGCGCCAGACCGTGGCCGAGCTGGCCGCCCCGCTGCAGCTCTTTGCCGTGACCCAGGACATGGAAATCCTGCTGTAG
- a CDS encoding methyl-accepting chemotaxis protein has product MKNIRIGMRLIGAFVIVAVLTVAVGVEGYIGLRTAEKEIEEMADVYLPSIDALARMRYNMRNLTVVVRTLLIADLSDQERARQRDLLRQARENYGQAMKKFESLERYENEERVWQAFLVQLQKTRDINDKTLDMIAAWEKNLQDRALYDAATAQVIGETGEANRVLIGQISQLIELNLENAEKDKLGAKTNIAGHITLMASMGIFSPLLAFGLGLMLTRSIIRPLGQTLRFAENVAQGDLDAELAVRQGDEVGRVAESLRAMVETLKKTLRQAQEQSRIATDESENARRAMAQAEEAQRQAVQARAQGLLEAAHKLEDVVAVVSSASEQLSAQVEQSSRGAEIQTDRVTETATAMEEMNATVLEVAKNASQASDSADSARKQAADGAAVVGEVVKGIGQVEAQAQSLKTDMGDLGRQAEGIGQILNVISDIADQTNLLALNAAIEAARAGDAGRGFAVVADEVRKLAEKTMQATKEVGQAISGIQQGARKNLDNAGASAQAIERVTAMARQAGEALRQIVTLADTVSDQVRNIAAASEQQSATSEEINRSIEDINRVSAETLAAMRQSTQAVGELAVQSQKLQQLINNLKSEGEAA; this is encoded by the coding sequence ATGAAGAACATTCGGATTGGCATGCGGCTCATCGGCGCGTTCGTCATCGTGGCGGTGCTCACGGTGGCGGTGGGGGTGGAGGGGTATATTGGGCTGAGGACGGCGGAGAAGGAAATCGAGGAGATGGCTGACGTCTATCTGCCCAGCATCGATGCCCTGGCCCGCATGCGCTACAATATGCGCAACCTGACGGTCGTCGTGCGCACCCTGCTCATCGCAGATCTTTCGGATCAGGAACGTGCCCGCCAGCGCGACCTGCTGCGGCAGGCCCGGGAAAATTACGGGCAGGCCATGAAGAAATTTGAGTCGCTGGAGCGCTATGAAAACGAGGAGCGGGTCTGGCAGGCCTTCCTGGTGCAGTTGCAAAAGACACGGGATATCAACGACAAGACCCTGGACATGATCGCTGCCTGGGAGAAGAACCTCCAGGATCGCGCCTTGTACGACGCGGCGACCGCTCAGGTGATCGGCGAGACGGGCGAGGCGAACCGGGTGCTCATCGGGCAGATCAGCCAGCTCATTGAATTGAATCTGGAAAATGCGGAAAAGGACAAGCTGGGGGCAAAGACGAACATTGCCGGCCATATCACCCTCATGGCCAGCATGGGCATTTTCTCCCCCTTGCTGGCCTTCGGCCTGGGCCTGATGCTCACCCGGTCCATTATCCGGCCCCTGGGGCAGACGTTGCGCTTTGCCGAGAATGTGGCCCAGGGCGATTTGGATGCCGAGCTGGCCGTGCGCCAGGGGGATGAGGTGGGCCGCGTGGCCGAGAGTTTGCGCGCCATGGTGGAGACCCTCAAGAAAACCTTGCGGCAGGCGCAGGAGCAGTCCCGCATTGCCACCGACGAAAGCGAGAATGCCCGCAGGGCCATGGCCCAGGCCGAGGAGGCCCAGCGCCAGGCCGTGCAGGCCCGGGCCCAGGGACTGCTGGAAGCCGCCCACAAGCTGGAGGATGTGGTGGCCGTGGTGTCCTCCGCCTCGGAACAGTTGTCTGCCCAGGTGGAGCAATCCAGCCGTGGCGCGGAGATACAGACTGACCGCGTGACCGAGACCGCCACAGCCATGGAAGAGATGAACGCCACCGTGCTGGAAGTGGCCAAGAACGCCTCCCAGGCGTCGGATTCCGCAGACTCTGCCCGCAAGCAGGCAGCAGACGGCGCCGCCGTGGTGGGCGAGGTGGTGAAGGGGATCGGTCAGGTGGAAGCCCAGGCGCAGTCCCTCAAAACCGACATGGGCGACCTTGGCCGCCAGGCCGAGGGCATCGGGCAGATTCTGAATGTTATTTCGGATATTGCCGATCAGACCAATCTCCTGGCGCTCAATGCCGCCATTGAGGCGGCCAGGGCGGGCGATGCCGGCCGCGGCTTTGCCGTGGTGGCGGATGAGGTGCGCAAGCTGGCCGAAAAAACCATGCAGGCCACCAAGGAAGTGGGGCAGGCCATCAGCGGCATCCAGCAGGGGGCGCGCAAGAATCTGGACAATGCCGGGGCCTCGGCCCAGGCCATTGAGCGCGTCACCGCCATGGCCCGCCAGGCCGGCGAGGCCCTCAGGCAGATCGTGACCCTGGCCGACACCGTGTCCGATCAGGTGCGCAACATCGCCGCCGCTTCCGAACAGCAGAGCGCCACCAGCGAGGAAATCAACCGCTCCATTGAAGACATCAATCGTGTGAGTGCGGAAACGTTGGCGGCCATGCGGCAGAGCACCCAGGCAGTGGGGGAACTGGCCGTGCAGTCCCAGAAACTGCAACAGCTCATTAACAATCTGAAATCGGAGGGCGAGGCAGCATGA
- a CDS encoding DJ-1/PfpI family protein, which translates to MAAKRILMLVGDFVEDYEVMVPFQMLLMVGHEVHAVCPGKTAGQTVKTAVHDFEGDQTYTEKPGHNFLLNADFDAVDPAAYDALVIPGGRAPEYIRLNDRVLEIVRHFAAAAKPIAAVCHGQQVLVAAGVLGGKRCTAYPAVKPDILMAGGTWQDFNATFSDAVEDGNLVTAPAWPAHPEWMRKFLGLLGSTIQP; encoded by the coding sequence ATGGCGGCAAAGCGCATTCTGATGCTTGTTGGCGATTTTGTGGAAGATTACGAAGTGATGGTCCCGTTTCAGATGTTGCTGATGGTGGGCCACGAGGTGCACGCCGTGTGCCCCGGCAAAACAGCCGGCCAGACCGTCAAAACGGCGGTGCATGATTTTGAAGGCGACCAGACCTACACCGAAAAGCCCGGCCATAACTTCCTGCTCAATGCCGACTTTGACGCCGTGGACCCCGCCGCCTACGACGCCCTGGTCATTCCCGGCGGCCGCGCGCCCGAATACATCCGCCTCAATGACCGGGTGCTGGAGATTGTCCGGCACTTCGCCGCAGCGGCCAAGCCCATCGCCGCGGTGTGCCACGGCCAGCAGGTGCTGGTGGCTGCCGGCGTGCTCGGCGGCAAACGCTGCACGGCCTACCCGGCCGTGAAGCCGGACATCCTCATGGCCGGCGGCACCTGGCAGGACTTCAACGCCACCTTCTCCGACGCCGTGGAGGACGGCAACCTGGTGACGGCTCCGGCCTGGCCCGCGCACCCCGAATGGATGCGCAAGTTCCTGGGCCTGCTGGGCTCCACCATCCAGCCGTAG
- a CDS encoding chemotaxis protein CheW gives MSDLHQKSDHSLLQLVTFRVASEEFGIDILSVQEIIRTMEITKVPRAPMIVEGVINLRGKVIPIVGLRKKFGLEVKPYDSKTRIIVVDLRGTVVGFVVDEVSEVLRIPSSTVEPPPAIVSGIDSEYIDGVGKIEDRLLILLDLDRLLTRDEQQGLSGF, from the coding sequence ATGAGCGACTTGCACCAGAAGTCCGACCACAGCCTGCTGCAACTGGTGACCTTCCGGGTTGCCAGCGAGGAGTTTGGCATAGACATTCTCTCGGTGCAGGAAATCATTCGCACCATGGAAATCACCAAGGTGCCTCGCGCGCCCATGATTGTGGAGGGCGTGATCAACCTGCGTGGCAAGGTGATTCCCATTGTCGGCCTGCGCAAGAAGTTTGGCCTGGAGGTCAAGCCGTACGACAGCAAAACGCGCATCATCGTGGTGGACTTGCGGGGCACCGTGGTGGGGTTTGTGGTGGACGAGGTCTCCGAGGTCCTGCGCATTCCGTCCTCCACCGTGGAGCCACCGCCGGCCATCGTGTCGGGCATCGACTCCGAATACATTGACGGTGTGGGCAAGATAGAAGACAGATTGTTGATATTGCTGGATTTGGATCGTCTGCTCACCCGCGATGAGCAGCAGGGACTCAGCGGGTTCTAA
- the alr gene encoding alanine racemase, protein MALDYNLLDVRVDLKAVRANFKLLQGHCRGCMVVVKADGYGHGLLEVARGLSLDGARMFAVGAVSEGVRLREAGLPGRILSLLGPQDMREAKAVAGQNLLPLIYRLDQLQMLAEATAGRPQQIALKLDTGMRRLGFTPEDLPALLDQLQKAKNLEPVLAMSHLATADDPNQAEFVQEQAARFQQCRAQFERRGLNLEYSMVNSAGLLGYPELHFDIQRPGISLYGVNPFHGTAWEAKGTGLQPTMTANAPVLQVHTLKKGESISYGRTFTAEEDLTVAIVAMGYADCISRSLSNKSYVCLHGQRARILGRVCMQLTAVDVTHIPQTVASDTAWILGGPGPGAITANDLAGWWDTIPYEVFCLLGLNRRV, encoded by the coding sequence ATGGCGCTGGATTACAATCTGCTTGATGTGCGTGTGGACCTGAAGGCCGTGCGGGCCAACTTCAAATTGTTGCAAGGCCATTGCCGCGGCTGCATGGTGGTGGTCAAAGCGGATGGCTACGGGCACGGCCTGTTGGAGGTGGCCCGGGGCCTCTCCCTGGACGGTGCGCGAATGTTCGCCGTGGGCGCAGTGTCCGAAGGGGTGCGCCTGCGCGAAGCCGGGCTGCCCGGCCGCATTCTCAGTCTGCTTGGGCCGCAGGACATGCGCGAGGCCAAGGCCGTGGCGGGTCAGAATCTCCTGCCGCTGATCTATCGCCTGGATCAGCTCCAGATGCTGGCCGAAGCCACCGCCGGCCGGCCGCAACAAATTGCCCTGAAGCTGGATACCGGCATGCGCCGCCTGGGCTTCACGCCCGAGGATCTCCCGGCCCTGCTGGACCAGCTGCAGAAAGCAAAAAATCTTGAACCCGTGCTGGCCATGAGCCACCTGGCCACCGCCGACGATCCCAATCAGGCCGAGTTTGTGCAGGAACAGGCTGCCCGGTTTCAGCAGTGCCGCGCCCAGTTCGAGCGCCGCGGCCTGAACCTGGAATACTCCATGGTCAACTCGGCCGGCCTGCTGGGATATCCCGAGCTGCACTTCGACATCCAGCGGCCCGGCATCTCCCTGTACGGCGTCAATCCTTTCCACGGCACTGCCTGGGAGGCCAAGGGCACGGGCCTGCAGCCCACCATGACCGCCAACGCCCCGGTGCTGCAGGTGCATACGCTGAAGAAGGGCGAATCCATCAGCTATGGCCGCACCTTCACCGCCGAGGAAGACCTCACCGTGGCCATCGTAGCCATGGGATATGCCGACTGCATCTCCCGCAGCCTGTCCAACAAGAGCTACGTGTGCCTGCACGGCCAGCGCGCGCGCATCCTGGGCCGGGTGTGCATGCAACTGACCGCCGTGGACGTGACGCACATCCCCCAGACCGTGGCCAGCGATACAGCCTGGATCCTTGGCGGCCCCGGCCCCGGCGCCATTACCGCCAACGATCTGGCCGGCTGGTGGGACACCATCCCGTACGAAGTGTTCTGCCTGCTGGGGCTGAACCGGCGCGTGTGA